From the Hordeum vulgare subsp. vulgare chromosome 1H, MorexV3_pseudomolecules_assembly, whole genome shotgun sequence genome, the window ACTTCACACAAACATAAATGTACTTCTTCGGCGAGGAAATTAAATCCGAGAAAAAACTTGCCTGTCTGTGACAACAACTTTCTTTTCTATTGAGCAACTGGACCTGCATGGACAATGATATTGTATTTGTAGCTATCTTAGTTCATGGTTACATATGGCATATTATGCAATAATCATATTATGACTGAGAAGTGAAAAACATACAGGAGGAAATCAAGATGAGACATGTCACAGTGCTTGTAGACAAACACTACAGCTTCTTGCTGACGCTCAATAAGGCGAATCCCATCGATGATCGAAGCATGATTCAGAGCATCCGAAAAAATAGCAATTCTCTCGTCCTTTGCGGGTTTCCTGCCAACCGCCAAAAGAGAGCTGATACTTCCCAGAGCAGTCATCACAGCCATATTGGCAGAAAATCCGGTGGGGCAGAGAAGGCAATCCTGTAAAAAAAAACTCTAACGTGAGGATGCAAAACTTGTGAAGCAATGGCTACTTGAACTCAAAACTCTATGCCACTAGACCTCTTTTTTCTTCAACTCTGCCAATGATTCCTCCACCAACTTGTGATAAGTAGTATACCCACAAATCAACGCGGAGCCTCTAGGGCCCATGCCGTACTCTTGAGCTGCCTAGCAAACGCACCCAATCGTTAGCTCAAGCAGAGACTCTTCGATTCAGAGTACTCTACAGACCTAACAATCGCAACGGGCACAGAACTTGCACACCTTCGCTGCGGCCTCACGGACTGCCGGATGCGAGCTGAGTCCCATGTAGTCATTCCCGGAGAAAAGAATGAGCTTCTCACCCAGCTCCTCTTCCTGGCCACTGGCCTCGCCACCTAAACCAAACATGCCCGTGAACAATCCATGTAGTGAACCAACTACTAGTAAATCTTCGAAGTTAACTATGATCGCAAAACAATGAGCACGAACAAACTCTGCAGCTTGTTCTGACAGCTAACAGCCTAACAGGGACACAGTCACACAGCAAGGCAGTAAACCATATCCTAACCTGACAGCTAACAGCCTAACAGGGACAGTCACACAGCAAGGAAGGCAGCAAGCAACACGCAAAAGGAATTAAGCGGAATTGTCTGGGGTATTATTACGAGCAAGCGTGGGATATTGACGCTGCTGCGGACCTTCAGCGAGCCACTGGTGGAGGGTGGCGCGGTCGAGGCGGATCTCGACGGCGGCGCGGTCCCACGGCCCGGGGCCTGGGAAGGTCTCCGGCGGCGCGAGCGGCGGCGCCAGGGAGATGGGGCGCGTGGCACGCAGGAGGCTCTTGGACGCCAGCTCGCCGAGCGCGGCGTCCACGAGCGCGTCCCATTGCGCCATTCCGTCCAACAGGCGGCCGCCACTTCCTCCTCGCTGGTGGTGGGGCGGAGAGGACGAGGCGCGGACACGGAGAAAGGTCACGTGACAGAGCGGTTGGCCCACGCTTCAGCGACCAGCGGCACGTCAGCCTGCTCAATGAGGGTCGGCCCAAGTTACGAGGAGGCGGCCCGAGACTTTATTGGGCCGCAGGGCGACAGCCGAGCCGATTGTGTTGTACTCGGCTGCGTGATGACGCTCATCGGGGTCTCAGTTTCCCTGAAAAAACAGTCGTCGTTCTTTCTCGGGCAAGCCGCCTCGAGCTCTCCCTCGAAAAAAAGAGaccgcctccaccaccaccagctctccACTCCGGCGACTCGAGCGTTCCTCTCGCAGAAGGACGGCGGTTCTGATCGGCGGTTGCTAGCGTCACGTGTAGGTGCGCCTCCCTCTCGCCCTCCCGACTCCTCCTCTCCCGATCTCAGACACGAAGTTCCTCGTCTGCACGCTTGTTTATGCATGGTTTCTGCTATGTCCTGTCACAGTTATGCCGGATCCGTCTATTATACTCGCGCGTGGTGTTCCAGCCTAGCTTTCCGATGTTTTTCGTGCCTGATTTTTTGATGAACTGGTGATGGCATACTGCTGCTCTCGCTTTGTAGGGTTTCAGTTCAGCCCCTTTATTTTGAGCACGATCGAGGCGAAATAGTTCGTGCCATTGCCTGGTTTTACATGGTTCTTTGATACTTTGTGTGGACCTGGAATAGGACATGTTTGTGGCATGCTTGTTTACTTCAGATGGGAGAACTGTGACTGTCCTTACCGGCTAATTTTATTTTGGCAAACACATTGATGGATTCCTGTCTTTTCTAGTGCGATGATTGCTTTTCTTTGAGCCACGAGCTTGGGATTTGAGAATGATTCTTAGCTCTTGTCAGCTGCCAGTTTGTCACTGGGTATGCAGTAATCTGTCTTTGGATTGTCTACTTCTTGTTGCTTAGTTCAGAACTGttgttatttttctgaaaatctgTAAGTTTTCACGGGGGAATTCGAACAGCATATTTCATAAAGGTTGAAGGATGTGGAAATTATGAATACTTGTGTTTACGAATTTGCACGTGACTGTGTGCTTTTGATATTTTAATTGGCAGTTTATATACattgaaaattcaaaaaaaaaatttatATACATTACGTGTTCTTGTTCAGGCTCTCTGTTATGCGGCCAGCCAATATAAGAGCTGGTTCGCAGGAAAAAGATGTTTGGTGTCACGTCATGATTTTTTTGCCCCAGTTGTTACTGTTCTTGTCGTGCTGCTGTACTGTGTGGATATATAGTTTGCGTGCCATCTACTTATATACAGTCATGAAAACGTTGACTTTATTCTGCTTTTACATAGGGCTTGCTCGTAATTTTAGGCAGAGCTTTTCTCAATTTTAGATTTAGATGCCAAAAATTGTTTGAATGCCCCCTGTCGGTGAGTTTTCTTAATGTTTCTGTTACAGAATGGCTTCATCTCGCTTATTGGTAAAACTGAAGAGGTGGATATGGTTTATGCTAAAGCCAAAGGTGTTGCCAGGATGCTGGTTAGTGTCCTAGATATTGAACTAGTTCCAGATGAGGTTGTTTGGACCTTTGAAGGGATGAGATACACCCTCTAATTGGAGATTGAGAGTCCTACACTTTTTGATGTCCCTGACTCTGATAAAGATACTCATATgactgatggtgatgatgccagtGGTTCCAAAGATAATGCAGAGGGGTCAAAAGACTCAGGTTCCAATGATTTCCCTAAACACACTGCTACTCCACAGCAAAACCAGCCTCATCCTGGTAATGATACTGGTCCAAACAACACTATTGTGCACAGGGATTTGCGGTTTGGTGCTTTTGATCCCGCCTCCGCGCCGGCAAAATTTGGTTCTTGGGCGGAGTCGCCTAGACTGCCGAGATTTGCGGGGAAGACTTCCAACAATTTCAAGGGAAGCGTGCAGTCTAACTCTGCGCTGAAACCGCTGTCGTTGGAGGAGTATCTGGTCGGAGCTAAGGCTACGTCGACGACGCTTCCTATTGTGCTTGGTGCACCTGTTACGTCGGCTAGCGCTGGACTTATGGAGGTATGCACTGCTGATGGGCTCGGTCACCCAACCGGACAGCCGCAGGTTGCCGATTTGTCGCAGTGTTCGCAGCTGCTTGCGGACAAAGCAGCAGCCTTAATTGGACATGCAGCTGCCCCTGCAGGGGTCGAGGAGTCGGCACATCAGGGTCTGCAATGCGGTGTTGTACCAGCGTTTGAACTGCCAGCTTCGGTTGCAAGTTTGGGAGGAGCATCAGTACATGAACCGACTCATGTTGAGGATGCGGCGCTGGCCTGCGGCGGTGCGGTGGCTACCGCACGAGCTGTCGAGACAATTCCCAATTTGGCCATGCATGAGGTTTTTAATGCTGGGGAGGGCTGCGTTGCTGCTGTACCTCAGCATGCTCCAGCGGCGGCCCAGGTTGTTCCTGTCGACGCGCTGGCCAGGAGTGGCAGGTGCAGCCCTTGTTGCTGCTCAGCCCGACGACGTGGTGGATGTCTTTACGGAGGGTACGCCCATGGCGGGAACCGAAGTACCTACTGCCGTTGCACCAGAGTCTGGACCGATCTCGGTTGATGATGTCATAGCATTCGGAGGTGTTCCCAAACCGATGGGTCTGGAAAGACGATCTAGTCAACGGGTTCAGTCTCAAGCAGATGTGGATGACTTGCAGATTGGACGGGCGATGCatatggccaaaatgaaggagtttcAAAATTCAATAGGTATGACTTTTAATACTGAACACTCTATTCTTCATTTTACTCCGCAAGAGATTCTAGATAATGCGAAGGCAGTGGGGGTGACTTTGGGTGAGACTAGCCAACAAGTTTCAAAATCCATCAATGACTTATTAGACTTAGAAGTTGATAGGGCTTTGGATATTATTCGAAACTTAGCGGTGGTTCGACCTATGAATGATAAGGAGATATCAACTATGGGGGATTAAATTTATTATGTCAAAACTTAGTCCCTGAGGAGGAGTCTAACCAGTCGCATGTAGCGTTTGATGATTCCAATATTACTAATTCGCATCTTACTGATACGGCCAAAGATATTCatggttatatggaccaggagTATGCTTCGGATAAGCCAAAGAGGCGAAGAGTTTATCCAGTTTCGGCTGTTCGTAGGAGTGCTAGATTCAGGACTGCTAAAATTTTTTATGATGAAATATGAAAGGacttttttggaatagcagaggtctgagAGACTTGGCTAAAATTAGGTTCCTTGCAGAATCAACGTTACAGCATAGTCTTGACTTCATCGCGTTGATGGAGACGGGGCGGGACAACTTCACATCACATTTTCTCAACTCCCTTTCCGGAGGAGTGGATTTTGAATGGCACTGTCTTCCTCCAAGAGGAAGGTCTggagggatcttacttggggttagatgcaatacacttCAACTGCGAGAAGTTATATTAGGTGACTTCACGGTAAAATTTAGAATTAGGAACAAGGAAGATGGGTTTCAATGGGCTCTAGTAGCGGTTTATGGTGCCGCTCAAGCGGAGCATAAACCAGCTTTCTTGGCTGATCTGgttagaatttgcgatgaaaatcTACCACTTGTGGTGGGTGGGGATTTCAATATCATCGGGAGAGCTGATGAGAAAAGCAATGATAATTTCGATGGTAGATGGCCTTTTATGTTTAATACGATTATAGAATCTACGGGAGATTGAACTCTCCGGTAGAAAATATACTTGGGCCAATTCTCTACATAACCAGACTTTTGAAAAATTGGATAGAGTATTAACGAGTGTTGACTGGGAGCAGAAGTTCCCTTTGATCACGGTTTGTGCTATGCAGAGGGCTATATCTGACCATACTCCACTATTGTTAGACTCTGGAAATGCCACtcacaaaggaaaaaaagatgCTTTCTCCTTTGAGGCTAGTTGGTTCACCCGTGAGGGTTTTTTAGATATTATTGCTAGAGAATGGAACAAACATACGGATGGGACATCTAGTGTCGACATCTGGCAACGCAAAATCCGACACCTTAGACAATTCCTGAGAGGTTGGGCTAAGAATGTGTTCGGACAGTATAAAGATGAGCAAGACCGACTGCTTCACTTTATAGATGCCCTGGATCGGAAGGCTGAGACCGACATGTTGGATGAGCATGAAAGGTTGTCAAAAAATGAGGCCGAACAGAGGGTGCGTGTTCTCCTCAGGgaggaggaaatgaaatgggctgTCAGAGCCAAGGTTAGGGCAATTGTCCAGGGGGACAACAACACAAAGTTTTTccacttgattgcaaatggcaaacataggAAAAAGAGAATCGTACAACTCGAGCAAGATGAGGGGACCATAGTAGGGCATGAGAACCTAAAACTTTATATCACAAATTATTATAAACGGTTGTTTGGTGCTCCAGGACATAGCTTTGTGTCTATGGACGAGCATCAGACTGCGGATATTCCTCAAGTTGGACAGGCCGACAATGAGAGTCTCTCCGTACcatttctagagaaagaggtgtttCAGGCAATTCAGGGTATGAAAAATGGTAAAGCTCCTGGTCCAGACGGGTTTCCGGCTGAGTTTTATAAACgatgttggcatattattaaggCGGATCTTGTGTCTATGTTCAATGATCTGTATTCTGGCCACCTTCAACTCTTTCATCTAAATTTCGGTACGATTACGCTATTACCGAAGAAAGAGGGCGCTTCCAGAATTGAACAATTCCGTCCCATATGTCTGCTCAATGTTAGCtttaaaattttcacaaaggtgggaacggataggctaactaagatggcacattcGGTCGTGCAATCTTCGCAGACAGCTTTTATGCCTGGTAGGAATATCCTTGAAGGGGTTGTCGTACTGCATGAGGTCCTTCATGAGCTACACTCCAAGAAACTCAATGGAGTTTTATTTAAGGTAGATTTCGAAAAGGCATATGACAAAGTCAAATGGTCTTTCCTACAACAAACTCTACGTATGAAAGGGTTCGGTGAAATTTGGCGCAAACATGTagattgttttataaaaaaaggaagtgtcggtgttaaagttaatgatgatgtcggtcatttctttcagacacTTAAGGGACTTAGGCAAGGAGACCCTATGTCACCTATTTTATTTAACATTGTTGCTGATATGTTGGCGCTGATGATAAGGAGGGCAAATGACAAAGACTTGGTGGGAGGGCTTGTACCTCATCTAGTTGATGGGGGAGTCTCGATCCTACAGTATGCGGACGACACGATCCTTTTCATGGATCATGATCTCAAAAAGGCCAGAAACTTGAAACTCATATTATGCTTATTTGAACAGCTATCTGGGTTGAAGATAAATTTCCACAAAAGTGAGCTTTTCTGCTTTGGGGATGCACAAGCAGAACAGCTAACGTACTACCAACTTTTTGGATGTCAGGGCGGTACGTTACCGTTCTCATATTTAGGAATCCCAATTCATTACCGAAAGTTGACCATCAAGGAGTGGAGATGTATCGAAGATCGTTTTGAGAAAAAATTAAGCTGCTGAAAGGGCAAGCTATTATCCTACGGAGGACGATTGGTTCTTGTTAACTCAGTGTTGACAAGTATGCCAATGTTTCTACTATCCTTTTTCCAAGTGTCTGTTGGGGTGCGGAAAAGGTTGGATTTCTTTCGATCTAGATTTTTCTGGCAGAGCGACGAGGTCAAGACTAAATATAGACTGGctagatgggatattatttgtagacccaaggatcagggaggtttggggattgaaaatttagaggtCAAGAACAGATGTCTGCTTAGCAAGTGGCTATTCAGATTGTCTGTCGAATCGCAAgggatgtgggtacaaattttaaagaacaagtatctacgGACCAAAACCTTAGCCCAAGTCACTGCGTGACCGGCCGATTCACCTTTTTGGAAAGGTTTAATGAGGACAAAGGCTGCTTTCTTTAACAGAACTAGATTCGTCATTGGTAATGGTGAAATtactagattctgggaagatacTTGGTTAGGCGCGCTTCCTTTGGCTCTACAGTATCCGCAACTATATAATATTGCACAACGAAAACAGACTTCCGTTGCTGCAGTGTTACGACACACTCCTCTTAACATTCAATTCCGTAGAGCCTTGATCGGAAATAGATGGGTCAGTTGGTTACATCTAGTCAGAAGACTGATGGATATTTCCCTGTCTGATTTCCCAGATAGTATTTGTTGGAGGCTGACTACCAATGGTACTTTCTCAGTGAAATCGATGTACGACCATATTATTGATACGTCGCCTATTCCAAAGTCCATGCATATTTGGAAGGTCAAGGTTCCCCTTAAgataaaaatcttcatgtggtCTGTTCACAagggagttgttttaactaaggataacttggctaaAAGACAATGGAAAGGAAATAAAAGATGCAGCTTCTGTCAGACGCATGAGACGATTAAACACCTCTTTCTGGATTGCCCTATGGCTAAATTATTATAGCGCTCCTTACAGATTTCTTTCAACATTACTCCACCTACTAGCATtcacatgttatttgggacgtggctaaaCGGGGTTAATGTACTTTACGCCAAACTAATTCGGATTGGTACCTGTGCCATGTTGTGGGCGAtatggaactgcagaaatgatCTAGTTTTTAACAGATTACATCACattaactttttgcaggtcatcttcaaggctaccgccttgatccgcacgtggtccttactcactcctgtggaaaccagggagcctttggttactgggtgtgtccgatgggagatgacagctcaggttatcttcaaccgatatgGATGGCGGCATGCTAATAGGATTGGACTTTAGTCTAGCCTATCCGTGGGATATAGTCGGTTTTTCGGCGGTCTGAGCGCCATGTAACTCTTTTTTGTGTCTTGAATTATCTCGCTTTTTTGTACTGCTCCAGACTATTTCGTTTTGCAataaaatggttgtatgcatcactcgatgcagaggccggggcattGCCCCCAtttcgaagaaaaaaaagaatggcTTCATCTCATTGACTTCATTAAGCATTACCATGTTTCTTATGTTGGAAAAGCTGAGAAATTCAAAGCATATTGCACCCTGTTGCTAATTTTTTATATTGAACATGTACAATCTATTCCTGAATAATGTGCATAAAATTTAGAAGCTTGCCCTCTGATACCTGTTTTTTGTTGAACAATCAGGAAAATGTCCTCAAATCCTGAAGTAGGCAAGCGTTATGCACGCAGAGACCTTTTGCTCAAGATCCAGTCAGATGCTCAAAAATGTTGGGAGGATAGCAAAGTTTTTCATGCTGAGCCGGGCAATAAATCTCCAGGACCTGGTGAAAAATTCTTCGGTAACTTTCCGTATCCTTACATGAATGGATTGCTTCATTTGGGACATGGGTTCTCCTTGTCCAAGCTTGAGTTTGGTGCTGCATACCACAGACTCCGTGGCTCGAATGTTCTATTGCCATTTGCTTTCCACTGTACTGGGATGCCAATCAAGGCCTCAGCTGATAAGCTGGCCAGGGAGATATGACAGTATGGAAACCCTCCAGTGTTTCCTCAAGCAGAGAATAATTCAAGCGCTGAAGTGGCAGATGATAGAGAAGTTGAGCAGGCTGCTGCCGTTACCCCAGATAAATTTAAGAGCAAGAAATCTAAGGCTGCTGCAAAAACTGGCATGCAGAAGTTCCAATGGGAGATCATGAAGAGCTTTGGCCTGTTAGATGAAGAAATTGTCAAACTTCAAGATCCTTATCACTGGTTGACCTACTTCCCTCCGTTGGCGGAGAAAGACCTGAAGGACTTTGGCCTAGGTTGTGATTGGAGGCGTTCATTCATAGCCACCGACATGAATCCTTTCTATGATGCTTTTGTTCGATGGCAGATGAGAAAGCTCAAGAAAATGGGCAAAGTTGTGAAGGACAAGAGGTACACAATCTACTCGCCATTGGATGGCCAACCTTGTGCCGACCATGACAGGGCAACAGGTGAAGATGCACAGCCACAAGAATATGTACTGATTAAAATGGAGCTGATTCCACCTTTTCCCCCAAAGTTGAAGGTCTTGGAAGGAAAAAATGTTTATTTGGCAGCAGCTACATTGAGACCAGAGACAATGTATGGCCAAACAAACTGCTGGGTGCTGCCTCATGGCAATTATGGGGCTTTTGAGGTCAATGATGCCGATGTATTCATTCTGACCGCAAGGTCTGCTCTTAATCTTGCATATCAGAATCTATCCAGGGTCCCTGAAAAGCCAACCTGCTTAGCTGAGTTTTCTGGCAACGATTTGATTGGTTTGCCATTAAAGTCTCCTCTTTCCTTCAATGAAATCATATATGCGCTTCCCATGCTCACTATCTTAACGGATAAAGGTACTGGCATTGTGACTAGTGTTCCAAGCGATTCGCCAGACGATTTCATGGCACTGCAAGCTTTAGTCACAAAGCCGGCATTGAGAGCAAAATTTGGAGTCAAAGACGAGTGGGTTCTTCCATTTGATATTATACCTATAATCGACATTCCTGGATTTGGAGACAAGTCAGCTGAGAAGGTGTGTGTTgatcttaagattacgagccaatATGACAAGGAAAAACTTGCTGATGCGAAAAGGATGACATATCTTAAAGGGTTCACAGAAGGAGTGATGGTTGTAGGGGAGTACAATGGCAGAAAGGTTGAAGAAGCAAAGCCACTGATTAAGA encodes:
- the LOC123439484 gene encoding 8-amino-7-oxononanoate synthase isoform X2, whose protein sequence is MAQWDALVDAALGELASKSLLRATRPISLAPPLAPPETFPGPGPWDRAAVEIRLDRATLHQWLAEGGEASGQEEELGEKLILFSGNDYMGLSSHPAVREAAAKAAQEYGMGPRGSALICGYTTYHKLVEESLAELKKKEDCLLCPTGFSANMAVMTALGSISSLLAVGRKPAKDERIAIFSDALNHASIIDGIRLIERQQEAVVFVYKHCDMSHLDFLLSSCSIEKKVVVTDSLFSMDGDLAPLPELVELRRKYGFLLVIDDAHGTLVCGDNGGGVPELLECESGIDISVGTLSKAAGCQGGFVACRKERWRRSLVWRHVQYFASLTKLNITSPIISIVVGSEEAALRAGRHMLRSGFHVTPIRPPTVPPNSCRLRITLSASHSSDDIKRLVNALTPWLSGKHAKQNFVEGHAEQSYVAASKL
- the LOC123439514 gene encoding uncharacterized protein LOC123439514; this encodes MTDGDDASGSKDNAEGSKDSGSNDFPKHTATPQQNQPHPGNDTGPNNTIVHRDLRFGAFDPASAPAKFGSWAESPRLPRFAGKTSNNFKGSVQSNSALKPLSLEEYLVGAKATSTTLPIVLGAPVTSASAGLMEVCTADGLGHPTGQPQVADLSQCSQLLADKAAALIGHAAAPAGVEESAHQGLQCGVVPAFELPASVASLGGASVHEPTHVEDAALACGGAVATARAVETIPNLAMHEVFNAGEGCVAAVPQHAPAAAQVVPVDALARSGRCSPCCCSARRRGGCLYGGYAHGGNRSTYCRCTRVWTDLG
- the LOC123439484 gene encoding 8-amino-7-oxononanoate synthase isoform X1 yields the protein MAQWDALVDAALGELASKSLLRATRPISLAPPLAPPETFPGPGPWDRAAVEIRLDRATLHQWLAEGGEASGQEEELGEKLILFSGNDYMGLSSHPAVREAAAKAAQEYGMGPRGSALICGYTTYHKLVEESLAELKKKEDCLLCPTGFSANMAVMTALGSISSLLAVGRKPAKDERIAIFSDALNHASIIDGIRLIERQQEAVVFVYKHCDMSHLDFLLSSCSIEKKVVVTDSLFSMDGDLAPLPELVELRRKYGFLLVIDDAHGTLVCGDNGGGVPELLECESGIDISVGTLSKAAGCQGGFVACSTRWKSLIQSRGRSFIFSTALPVPVVASVQAALHVSRKERWRRSLVWRHVQYFASLTKLNITSPIISIVVGSEEAALRAGRHMLRSGFHVTPIRPPTVPPNSCRLRITLSASHSSDDIKRLVNALTPWLSGKHAKQNFVEGHAEQSYVAASKL